The nucleotide window AGATCGCTCAGAATAACAAATAAAGTAACCGTTCATTATTCGGGGTTCCAATTTATTTTCATTAGGCCTGTAAGGCCTTGCCTCAGCTGGACAACCCCGTATATGAAAGTGTCTTAAACTAGGCTTTCTCCTAGTCCAaagttcataaggagtttttgcagttgctttagttggtactctattaagaatgtaagctgcagtttttattgcttctccccagagtgactctggcaaagtagattGAGAAATCATACTTCTTACCATATCCTTAAGTGTGCAGTTTCGTCTTTCAGCTACACCATTCATGCTAGGTGACTCAGGCATTGTATATTGAGGGacaattccacactcctctagGTATAAAGCAAATGGTCCTGGACGTTGTTCACCTGAGCCGTCATTTCTGTcgtaatattcccctccacggtCAGATCTGACGCTTTTTATCCTTTTGCTGAGTTGATTTTCAACTTCAGCTTTAAATGCTTTGAACACATCCAAAGATTGAGATTTTTCATGTATCAAATACAGGTATACATATCTAGAGTAATCGTCTATGAATAATATAAAGTATCATTGACCATTCCATGAAGGTGTAGGAAATGGTCCACAAATATCTGTTTGTATCAATTCTAAGACGTCTGTAGCTCTATATGCACCTGATCTCTTAGGTTTGGTTTGTTTACCTTTAATGCATTCAACACAAACATCTAGACCTgataagtcaatgggatcaagaATCCCATCTGACACAAGTCTTTCAACTCTATTTCTAGAGATATGACCCAAACGTTTATGCTATAATATACCAGAATTTTCAATTTTATATTTAGTACCTCGCAATTCTGCATTCAAGGTTTCATGATAGAATGCTATAGTATCAAGTAAATGTAGATTGTCATAAGTCATAAGTGAACCAGTTccaatcatatttgaatttaaagacaaagtaaattgattgtttccaaataaacaagaataaccagatttgtccaaataagaaacagaaattaagttccgTTTAAATGACTGTACAATAAAAGTATCTTTTAAATCCAAATAATATCCGGTACATAATAACAATCTAAATATGCCTATAGCTTTCACATCTATCGATTTTTCGTCCCCCACATAAATGCTTCTCTCAGCGTTATTGGGCCTTCGGTAGCTTAGGCAACCTTGCATTGATACACTGATGTTAGTTGTTGCACCGGAGTCTAACCACCAAGTGTTTCTAGGTACTGAAGTTAAATTGACTTCTGAATAAACCAAAGTAAGGAATGTTCTCTTTTTAGCATGCCAAGCATGATATTTAgcacagtccttctttaaatgcccagatttcttgcagaagaaacaagtatcatccttattttgtttcttctatactGGACCCTTATCAGTCTCATTCTTTCCAcatttgtgttttcttttcttgcccttaaAGTTGGTTTCGTTTAAAACCAGTACTGGATTgaggttagcagatatttttataagAGAATCTAAATAAGATAACAACAGATAACCAGAAATTATGCTCATATTTAttaccataaacttaagtaaattcaaataatgatataactcatcttaagataccaagtgcaacattaatatcttgtctttggacttcaatattaattgctagtggtagtcttgttgtaatgatcaaatactgataataaggcatgtcaaatgaaaaacccatctttggattgatttatcatttacatgtataactttataattatcaCGTATTACCATTACAAGTATGTATAAAATTCTGCCAGTCATTAACCTTCCTTTGGGCCGGATAATTACCGCATGGATGTAAATAcacactacatttaatattttcatgagaaatgttatatatgagaggtcactttgacgacttcatatattaaattactcaatctaatattaaacaatcactaattgaatttggaccatattagtcaaattggtttgatcttaatttgttgactaaaatatttaaagcatgtaaatcattcaatttatgtcaacaaacaactttatagaaccaatattatgtttaatccaacataatattgtaataatattattaaaccaacataatattgtaataatatctaattaattacattcatattaattagataaaatccaaaaagaaTTTAGGAAATTTATGCCTTGTAGTGCAAAAAATGAATTTTTACACATTGATGAATAGGAAAAGACACAAAGTGGAAAAGATAATCCAAAATTAAACTGATATCACATCAGAAAAAGGCACTGAATTGAATGTGAAGCATACTGTAGCATGATTATATAAAACCATAATCTTTTCCAACGATAATAGAACCAAATCACTTCaaaatagcatgattacataaaactatcatctttcccaacgatgatagaaccaaattactttaaaatattgatgaaaacatcattaaaattcaTGAGAAAAAAGCTTAAATGTTCATCAATCATTGTAGGATGGCCTGATACTACTTGTTGGggttcttttaacatatcaaatatggatcaaacaattgttttatagaatcaaaatcttcatcttgattcaaaaatatactttatagatccaaaataatggattaagaatatttacataaaacttatttaatccactataatatgtatgaaatcctacaataattaataaacatattaatacgaaagcgtacctgatgaatccattagagtattttctgaattgattaGTGATTTAGTCTTCCAATTGCAGAGTATCTTTTGAACTTTAGATTTTTctttgacgggtgaagagaaTTTTCATTCGATACTacaaccggggaccataaccttatttatactcataactgatgaatctacaattatgattgtattcataattgatgaatctacaattatgtctCGAGAGTTTAATATTCCTAATTTATCTCGTCATTAAATTAGGAATATGACCGgtggtatccacacaattaattttcataacaattatgttCTTTAgtcaaataactttactttaattagattattttaattttaactaatcaaaataatgacttaatatatttaattatacatgactcttaaaattctaacaatttTCACATAAACTTGAAAGGCAGTACATAACAAGCATTATAGCCATGTAGGCTGAGAAGACGATGCAAATTATTGCAAGGTGATACCTTTATCCAGATGAACAGTACTCTGAGTCGAGTTTAAGAAGAAACATATAAGCGACGCGATACTCTCTGTGACTAAACAGAGAAGGAACGAGAGATTCCACATCGGAAATGGAAACCGGTGCCGCCCACCGCCCCACCGCCCTTGCAAGCAAGAAACAAGGCCCTCAATGAGGAGTCGGCAAGACCATGCTCAAGTAGAAGAGAGTTCCATGGTCACCTTGTTCACCACAGCCTTGGGTCTCAAACGATGCTTCCCGTTAGCGAAGCAACGATTACCGGAGACGCCCGATTCGCCGGGTATCCGCCTCTCACGCTTCGCACGTGCGGGCAGAAGCATCCAAAGCCCCCGGGTACCGTGCATCCGGCCGGTGGATGTCGTCCTTCCTAATTGTAAACGACGGTATGGACGAGTCAGCCCTGGAACAGTTCATGGGTGATCTCACCAGTTCCAGCCATGCGGGTCCCGCACGCATTTGCGTGACACCGGGGATCATTCCAGGGCTGGTTCATCACTCCCGACATTAATATccgccccctctctctctctctctataaatatACGAGTAAATATCAAGAAATGATTTTGAAATTTCACCGTACAGTAATTACTTTCTTCTCATTTATTATCAGACATCCGTGCGATAAATGCagcttaaatattattaatcatcgtattaataaatttaaaaaaatacacCTTATTACTTTCATCAATTATTTTATGtaccatttttttaaaaaatttaaggaatattattataaattcgaGTATTGACAGCTTCGGGCTACCAGTCAACTAATAAAAATAACTACAGGTTCTTAAGATTTGCAGGAATATTAGCGACAAATTTAGATTTAGAGAGATAAatctaataaattaattatttcagAGGGATTTATATATgtaattttgtatatatatatatatatatatatatataaatataatttgaatCGAAATCCTCCGCCCCGCACGATTCTCGACGCCCTGTTCCCTGTGGACCCTCCTTGCctgccccctctctctctctctctctctcaggcttATTATTTCTCATCATTAAGAGAAGCTCGCACGCCCAATTAATACTCTACCCTTCACCGCACCCTCCCCAtccacaatctctctctctctctctctctctctttgcaacTCCATCTCCTGCTTCACTCCAACAAATCGGCCAAAGCCAGGAAAGCAGCAAATGGAGAGGCAATGCACCATCATGGTAAGCCCATGGTGGATCTGTTGTCGCGCCCTGTCAGTCTCAGCTTCACTCGTTTGTGCTCTCACCTTCCTACTCCACTTCGCTCGCGCCTTGACTCCTGATGGtaacacttcttcttcttcttcttcttcttcttcttcttcttcttcttcttcttcctcgtggaGAAATGGAGTGAGTGAATGAGTGTGGGTTGGCAGGGGAAGCTCTGCTGGAACTCAAGCTGGGCTTCAGCGACTCCAAGCAGCTGCTGCGGAGCTGGCGGCCCACCGATCCTGACCCCTGCTCCTCCTGGCTCGGCGTCACCTGCCACCTCTCCGACCTCACCGTCCGCTCCatgtttgctctctctctctctctctctccgctgcGTCTTCTCCACCAGCGTGCTCCTTCTGATCCCTCCCTGTTCTGTGGCAGTAACTTGCCCTACATGCAGCTCGGCGGCATCATCTCCCCCAGCATCGGTCGGCTCCGAAGGCTTCAGAGGCTGTAAAACCCATtgctttcttcccctttttttgtcCTTCTCAAGACATCTTTGAATGCGTATGATAACCTTGATTGTAAGCAGATATAGCACTGGAATAGGAAAAAAGGCTGCTTTTTTAGTTTTCGGAACCTGTTTCGGTCGCCATTCCAAATAAGATATATTAAACAGTGTTCTTCTTCCCTAACATTGAAACACATTACTTGGTGAAACAATTATTACAAGGATTACTTTGGCAGGGCGTTGCATCAGAACAGCTTGCACGGGCCCATTCCACCTGAGATCAAGAGCTGCACTGAGCTCAGAGCACTGTATGTTGCTTTTTTATTGTCTCTCCATCTCTGTGTATGTGTGTTTTGTCCTTTTACTCTGTTTAGTTATTGATGGTGTCCATTTGATTATTGTTTATTGGTTGCGAGAATATGCTACATTGTGTTCTTCAATGATGTACACTTGATTATTTGCTGTTGGCTGCATCAATCTGCCGCATTTCCTTCCTTTCTCAAGGTATCTGAGAGCTAATTACCTTCAAGGAAGCATTCCACCTGAGATCGGAGAACTTGTGCACCTCACCATCCTGTACTTTCTCTAATCTCTTGCTGCTCTTCTGCTCTGTGATTGTGCTTTTTCTCAGTTTTTTGTGGACGATGTGGAAAAATGTAGGGATTTGTCAAGTAATCTGTTGAGGGGTGCGATTCCTCCATCTATCGGTCATCTGTCTGAACTGCGCTTTCTGTGAGTGTTTTGATGCAACTATTGTTGGCTCACCATCTTCTTTTTGTGAATGTAAGCTGTTTGACTCTGATCCTTTCATCTGCAGAAATCTATCAACCAACTTCTTCTCTGGTGAAATTCCAACTGTTGGAGTCCTTGGAACTTTCAGAAACACTTCGTGAGTCATACATACTTGAGCTCTTTCTTTCCTCCTCTGACCTGGCATCCTTTCAGAAGCACATCGTCATATGATTTAAATTAGCTGAAGTGCAAGTTTTCTTTCGGCAAGAAGTTTCCTGTCACTTATCTCTGAGTGTTTATGTTCATGTAGCATACCTGTAATACAAATTTTGAACGGGGTTGCAAAGTTAATGCAGGTTTGTCGGGAATCTAGAACTGTGTGGCTTGCCAATTCAAAAAATTTGTCGTGGTACATTGGGCTTTCCTGCAGTGCTACCACATGCCGATACTTTTGCTTCTTCAGGCATGTTTCAGAAATGAAACATTTTCCACTCCATTCCTTTTATTTTTCAGAATAATAGGAGGATTGACTGACCATTTTTCATTTGGCATCCTGAATTTGTCTTCAACCTCCCATGGTAACTTGTCAGGAATCTCATCGATCACACAGAAAAGATCATCACGTTTTCTGAATGGGATTATAATTGGTGCTGTGACTACCATGGCCCTTGCCTTAGTTGCAATCCTTGGATTCCTTTGGATCTGCTTGTTATCAAGAAAGGGAAGATTTACTGGGAACTATGTAAAAGTTGATGAAGATCTTGTTCAAGATGCCGGTAAGCTATATATTGTGTCACTGCATCTCTCCTATTATCCCTCAAAATGTTAAAACTTAATTGTATTAATTTCAATCCATTTAGGCACCAAGCTCATCACTTTCCACGGAAACCTCCCATATTCATCCCAGGAAATCATAAATAAGCTGGAGCTACTCAATGAAGACGATGTAATTGGCTCTGGAGGATTTGGTACAGTCTACAAGATGGTAATGGATGATAATAGTGTTTTTGCTGTGAAAAAGATCAATCGCAACCGTGAAGGATCCGATCAAATTTTTGAGAGGGAGCTCGAGACATTGGGCAGCATCAAACACATTAACCTTGTCGATCTTCGAGGCTATTGCAGGCTCCCATCTGCAAGGCTTCTCATTTGTGATCACTTGGCCTTGGGGAGTCTAGACCAGTATCTTCATGGTAAGCAACTCTGGCAAGATATTTCTTTTCCATTTTCATGTTAAAAGATCATATATCGTAGAGGTTTTGAATTGGATAAATCAATCAGAATATCCTTTCAAAATATTTCTTGACTGCTGTTTCTCTATTATGAATGTTACTCTGGGAATTGCATAGTTGCCTGGGACATGACATTGGAATGTATCAATAGATCCAACAAAAAAGGTCAAGAAAATGTCTAAAATTTGTGTATCGACTCTAAATTTCTAAATTCAGAAAATAGTGATGAAGAACAACCCTTGAATTGGAACGCACGTATGAAGATTGCTCTTGGCTCCGCAAGAGGATTGGCATACTTGCACCATGACTGCACTCCCAGGATCGTTCACATGGATATCAAATCCAGTAACATTTTACTTGATAGAAGCCTGGAGCCTCATGTATCTGATTTCGGTCTTGCCAAGCTGCTCGTAGACGGTGATGCACGTATCACTACAGTAGTTGCTGGTACTTTCGGCTATCTCGCACCTGGTATGCTACTTCCTTCCTTGCATGATTTCATTCATTTGCATTAGTGTCTTGTGAAAGCTTCATAAAATTTCTATCCTAAAAACAAGCTGACCTTAGTATTCTCAGATAATACATACTGTTACATAAATTACTCAGTGTACGATTATCGATTACTTTGGAAACTTGTCAGAGCTAATCATGAAGCTGTGCTGGTTTAGATCTTAGTTTTGGATTGAAGTTAGGTTAACGAATGCAGtattcttttcttcttattttttgtgCAAAGAGTAAATGATGACTGGATTTGATGTCAAAGTTTAGACCAAGCCAGCTGAAGTCACCCATTGGTTTGTTTGACAAATAGTACTACTCCTGTGTTCCAGAGTACCTGCAAAATGGACGTGCAACAGAGAAGTCAGATGTATACTCCTTCGGTGTGCTCCTGTTGGAGTTGGTGACAGGGAAAAGGCCTACAGATCCATCCTTCGTTAGAAGAGGATTGAACATTGTTGGCTGGGTGATCAAAACACTCCTATTTCCTTATTCTTTCACCAATCATCATCACATCTTCCATGGAAATCTTGATAGTGGCTCACTTTATATGTACATTCGCAGCTGAATACACTGGGAGAAGGCCATCGTCTGGAGGAAATTGTTGATGAACACTGCAGTAATGTAGATGCCGAAGCAGTAGAAGCAATCCTTGACATAGCTACAATGTGCACAGACGCTGTTCCGGAGGACCGCCCTACCATGAGTAGGGTCTTGCAGATGCTCGAGGAAGAGATAATGTCACCCTGCTTGAGTGATCTCTATGAATCTAACATGTATATTTAAGTGCATCTTTCTCATGATTTCATGGAAGCATGCTTTTTGTACATAGACACTGCTTGTGAGTGAGGACACTTTCCCCATTAAATCCTAGCTTGAAAGTTTTGTAGTTTAAGCAAAATTTGTGATAGAAGCTTGATGAAGTCATCGTCGCGCGCCTATGTAACCCATATGGAACAAAAGGTTGTCTATACCTGAAACCGAAAGAGGTGGATAGGTAGAGAACATCATGCACACCTGCAAGTCTAAGATGATATCATCTGTTGCAAGTCATATTTGGTGAGCTTTAGATTGTGGTAGTGGTGCAAAACAAGGGACAAGAGTAGGAGATGCAGAACCATACATCTTTATAGTCAAAAAGAAGGCAGTCTTGTGTCCTCTGGGCCATTCCCACC belongs to Musa acuminata AAA Group cultivar baxijiao chromosome BXJ3-5, Cavendish_Baxijiao_AAA, whole genome shotgun sequence and includes:
- the LOC103984989 gene encoding LRR receptor-like serine/threonine-protein kinase FEI 1; amino-acid sequence: MERQCTIMVSPWWICCRALSVSASLVCALTFLLHFARALTPDGEALLELKLGFSDSKQLLRSWRPTDPDPCSSWLGVTCHLSDLTVRSINLPYMQLGGIISPSIGRLRRLQRLALHQNSLHGPIPPEIKSCTELRALYLRANYLQGSIPPEIGELVHLTILDLSSNLLRGAIPPSIGHLSELRFLNLSTNFFSGEIPTVGVLGTFRNTSFVGNLELCGLPIQKICRGTLGFPAVLPHADTFASSGISSITQKRSSRFLNGIIIGAVTTMALALVAILGFLWICLLSRKGRFTGNYVKVDEDLVQDAGTKLITFHGNLPYSSQEIINKLELLNEDDVIGSGGFGTVYKMVMDDNSVFAVKKINRNREGSDQIFERELETLGSIKHINLVDLRGYCRLPSARLLICDHLALGSLDQYLHENSDEEQPLNWNARMKIALGSARGLAYLHHDCTPRIVHMDIKSSNILLDRSLEPHVSDFGLAKLLVDGDARITTVVAGTFGYLAPEYLQNGRATEKSDVYSFGVLLLELVTGKRPTDPSFVRRGLNIVGWLNTLGEGHRLEEIVDEHCSNVDAEAVEAILDIATMCTDAVPEDRPTMSRVLQMLEEEIMSPCLSDLYESNMYI